One window of the Chitinophaga niabensis genome contains the following:
- a CDS encoding glycerophosphodiester phosphodiesterase family protein translates to MKKLILGFFILAGAGINGYAQQSSERILQRLQHPSPDYILTVAHRGDWRNAPENSINAIDRSIKMGIDIVEIDVRKTKDGQLVLIHDKTLDRTTTGKGKVADWTLDSLKTLSLRQGHGAAVREKIATLEEAMLFVKGKPVLLNLDKAWECLEETYAVLKKTGTLRQGIFKGNETLEELRKKHGAIMDSIIYMPMVWPMDYNIYGKTAANPDEYVKGFMKDFKPVAFEVIYDKEDSPVLLKALPVIRQQGITVWINTLWDELCAGHTDELAIHNPDANWGWVIEHGANVIQTDRPVELLAYLRKKKLHD, encoded by the coding sequence ATGAAGAAACTGATCTTAGGCTTTTTTATCCTCGCAGGAGCAGGCATCAATGGTTATGCCCAGCAAAGCAGCGAACGCATCCTGCAACGCCTGCAACATCCCTCCCCGGATTATATACTCACTGTAGCACACCGGGGAGACTGGCGGAATGCGCCGGAAAACTCCATCAATGCCATAGACCGGAGTATTAAAATGGGAATTGATATTGTGGAAATAGATGTACGCAAAACCAAAGACGGCCAGCTGGTATTGATCCATGATAAAACGCTGGACAGAACGACCACAGGAAAAGGAAAGGTGGCGGACTGGACACTGGATTCCCTAAAAACACTTTCCCTCCGCCAGGGCCATGGTGCTGCGGTACGGGAAAAAATAGCCACACTGGAAGAAGCGATGCTGTTTGTAAAAGGCAAACCTGTATTGCTCAACCTGGATAAAGCATGGGAATGCCTGGAAGAAACCTACGCCGTGCTGAAGAAAACAGGCACCCTCCGGCAGGGGATCTTCAAAGGCAATGAAACGCTGGAAGAACTGCGGAAGAAACATGGCGCCATTATGGACAGCATTATCTATATGCCCATGGTATGGCCCATGGATTATAACATCTACGGCAAAACCGCAGCAAACCCGGATGAATATGTAAAAGGGTTTATGAAGGATTTCAAGCCCGTTGCGTTTGAAGTGATCTATGATAAAGAAGATTCTCCGGTGCTGTTAAAAGCGTTGCCTGTTATCCGGCAACAGGGTATCACCGTTTGGATCAATACCCTCTGGGATGAATTGTGTGCGGGGCATACAGATGAACTGGCTATTCATAACCCGGATGCCAACTGGGGCTGGGTGATAGAACACGGTGCCAACGTGATACAAACAGACAGGCCCGTGGAATTACTGGCTTACCTGAGAAAGAAGAAATTACACGATTAA
- a CDS encoding RNA polymerase sigma factor, producing the protein MNKSQLYNSDLISIKNGDRKAFDNFYVAYFDRIFVLLLFFSKSREVAQDLSQETFARVWESRASLNPENSLKSYTRRIAKNLLQDYFRKIAVRNKHEKNLQAADQVENKTMDRVLDSELRNLLEEAVKKLPPDKQVIFRMSRYEHLTYAEIAAALNITPKAVERHMARALQYLRTYLTEKAGYQLPVCLLFFSTLSQ; encoded by the coding sequence ATGAACAAGTCCCAGCTCTATAATAGTGACCTGATTTCCATTAAAAATGGAGACAGGAAGGCATTTGATAATTTTTACGTTGCGTATTTCGACCGCATCTTTGTTTTGCTTCTTTTCTTTTCCAAATCCAGGGAAGTAGCGCAAGACCTGTCCCAGGAAACTTTTGCAAGAGTTTGGGAATCCCGCGCATCCCTAAACCCGGAAAATTCGCTTAAAAGCTATACCCGCCGCATCGCGAAAAATCTTCTCCAGGACTATTTCCGGAAAATTGCCGTAAGAAATAAACACGAAAAAAATTTGCAGGCAGCAGACCAGGTGGAAAACAAAACGATGGATCGGGTATTAGACAGCGAACTGCGGAACCTGCTGGAAGAAGCCGTAAAAAAACTCCCCCCTGACAAACAAGTGATTTTCAGGATGAGCCGTTATGAACACCTTACCTATGCAGAAATAGCAGCTGCGTTGAATATTACCCCCAAAGCCGTTGAAAGACATATGGCAAGAGCGCTGCAATATCTCAGAACCTATCTTACCGAAAAGGCCGGATACCAGTTGCCGGTTTGCCTTTTGTTCTTCAGCACCCTGTCTCAATAA
- a CDS encoding RagB/SusD family nutrient uptake outer membrane protein — translation MKKLIYIFLLPLLLLFNSCEKFLDKSPEDLLTLDMIFNDKTRTEDWLAGIYASVPDPYWGFARSIAYDPLSDDMAPSTGWEQFGWTVIGRQTGNWNPTTSWDPNYWTVLQQRIRSAYIFIGRVKANPVQKVTEEEVELLKNEARFLIAYYYWLLTEAYGVVPFNAGIIPTNATEEELMQAQIPFDRMIDWIDKELKEVSGKLPASYNIPSKYGRATSIMCLAVRARMLLFAASPLVNGNPDYKGFKNNKQEELYNGTYDPEKWVRAKNACKELLDAAHSAGHQLYIEFNKDGAIDPFMSYQNMMFAKGNQNKEILFARPVANHWEYDKHAQPRGTGGNGGMGITQSLVDAFFMNNGRPITDPSSGYVEKGFSTLPEVRNTKWLEAQGDQAGKEGQVTLAGTYNMYCNREARFYVSVLYNRAWFRREGRTTRFMQREWDGGPTHDAPQNGYLLRKKVHPAFDPRTGANPYRPGILYRLGEAYLNYAEALNEADPNNTEIFTYLNRVRERAGLPGYGTGAGQIPLAGQAEVREAIRRERRVELNNEGLRWNDIRRWKIGEATLDGNFYGMNYNGSQLSDDENDPQAFFKRTVYQRRRFSKKNYWFPVPQSEIDKNPNLAQNPFWLN, via the coding sequence ATGAAAAAACTGATCTACATATTCCTGCTGCCCTTGCTGCTGTTATTCAATTCCTGCGAAAAGTTCCTGGACAAATCACCGGAAGACCTGCTGACGCTCGACATGATATTCAATGATAAAACGAGAACGGAAGATTGGCTGGCCGGTATTTATGCCAGCGTTCCCGATCCTTACTGGGGCTTTGCAAGAAGTATTGCATACGATCCCCTGTCGGACGATATGGCGCCTTCAACAGGTTGGGAACAATTCGGCTGGACCGTAATAGGCAGGCAAACCGGGAACTGGAACCCTACCACCTCCTGGGATCCGAATTACTGGACGGTCCTGCAGCAGCGCATCCGCTCTGCCTATATTTTCATCGGCAGGGTAAAGGCCAATCCTGTGCAAAAAGTGACGGAAGAAGAAGTAGAGCTCCTGAAGAACGAAGCACGGTTCCTGATAGCTTATTATTACTGGCTGCTGACGGAAGCGTACGGCGTGGTTCCCTTCAATGCCGGGATCATACCTACAAACGCAACGGAAGAAGAACTGATGCAGGCGCAGATCCCCTTTGACAGGATGATTGACTGGATAGATAAAGAACTGAAAGAGGTATCTGGCAAACTACCTGCTTCCTATAATATTCCCAGCAAATACGGGCGCGCCACTTCCATCATGTGCCTGGCGGTGAGGGCGAGGATGCTGTTATTTGCTGCCAGCCCGCTGGTGAACGGCAACCCCGATTATAAGGGATTTAAAAACAACAAACAGGAAGAATTATATAACGGTACCTATGATCCGGAGAAATGGGTGCGTGCAAAAAATGCCTGCAAGGAACTCCTTGATGCAGCCCATTCGGCAGGGCATCAACTGTACATTGAATTTAACAAGGATGGTGCTATCGATCCGTTCATGTCATATCAGAACATGATGTTCGCAAAAGGAAATCAGAACAAAGAAATACTTTTTGCACGGCCAGTCGCGAACCACTGGGAATACGACAAACATGCCCAGCCAAGAGGTACGGGAGGTAACGGCGGAATGGGTATTACGCAATCGCTCGTGGATGCCTTTTTTATGAATAACGGACGCCCTATTACAGACCCCTCTTCCGGTTATGTGGAAAAAGGATTCTCCACCCTGCCCGAAGTACGCAACACAAAATGGCTGGAAGCGCAGGGGGATCAGGCAGGTAAGGAAGGACAGGTAACGCTGGCAGGGACCTACAACATGTACTGCAACCGCGAAGCACGGTTTTATGTATCCGTACTGTATAACCGGGCATGGTTCCGCCGGGAAGGCCGCACCACCCGCTTTATGCAACGGGAATGGGACGGTGGCCCTACGCACGATGCACCTCAGAATGGTTACCTGCTGAGAAAGAAAGTGCACCCGGCCTTTGATCCACGGACAGGTGCAAACCCCTACCGCCCTGGTATCCTCTACCGGCTTGGAGAAGCTTACCTTAATTACGCAGAAGCGCTCAACGAAGCAGACCCCAATAATACTGAGATATTTACCTATCTCAACCGTGTGAGGGAAAGGGCCGGTTTACCGGGCTATGGTACAGGTGCCGGACAAATTCCACTTGCCGGACAGGCGGAAGTACGGGAGGCCATCAGGAGGGAACGCCGCGTAGAACTGAATAATGAAGGGCTGCGCTGGAATGATATCCGTCGCTGGAAAATTGGTGAAGCAACACTCGATGGTAACTTCTACGGCATGAACTATAACGGCTCGCAACTCAGCGATGATGAAAATGATCCCCAGGCTTTTTTCAAGCGGACCGTATATCAAAGACGCAGGTTCAGTAAAAAGAACTACTGGTTTCCTGTTCCCCAATCAGAGATTGACAAGAACCCCAACCTGGCTCAAAATCCGTTTTGGTTGAATTAA
- a CDS encoding SIR2 family protein: MPLREIISANRENIAFIVGNGINRYPGNPKAISWDHLLLQLWKKFSPENFEQIPQGLSMTEFYDLLDIQGSTANYAIQKEAARLLGDWSFQPHHKSFITKAREMGSPVLTTNFDLVLPRSLDLQQYFTDKKGFSDFYPWSTYYGDQQLKSPTAGFGIWYINGFVRYPRSIRLGLSHYMGCVERARSLMSRGLYAHKHWKGKQTWLEILLNKPLCIFGLSMEENEVFIRWLLIERAKYFKKFPDRKKEGWYVMPRTETPNARSAGKALFLKSTGLKVIEVNSYDEIYRDPWG, translated from the coding sequence ATGCCGCTCAGGGAGATCATATCAGCAAACCGGGAAAACATTGCCTTTATTGTGGGCAATGGTATTAATCGTTACCCAGGAAATCCAAAGGCCATTTCCTGGGACCACCTGTTATTACAGCTATGGAAGAAGTTCTCCCCTGAAAACTTTGAGCAGATACCCCAGGGACTTAGCATGACGGAGTTTTACGACCTGCTGGACATACAGGGATCAACGGCCAATTACGCTATTCAGAAAGAAGCGGCCAGGTTGCTGGGAGACTGGTCTTTCCAACCACATCATAAAAGCTTTATCACCAAAGCCCGGGAAATGGGCAGCCCGGTACTGACCACTAATTTCGACCTGGTCTTGCCCAGGTCGCTGGACCTGCAGCAATACTTCACGGATAAAAAAGGTTTCTCCGATTTCTACCCCTGGAGCACTTATTATGGGGATCAGCAATTGAAAAGCCCCACGGCCGGCTTTGGCATCTGGTATATCAATGGTTTTGTACGGTATCCCCGCAGCATCCGGCTGGGCCTCTCCCATTATATGGGTTGCGTGGAACGTGCCCGCAGCCTTATGAGCCGGGGGCTATATGCACATAAACACTGGAAAGGAAAACAAACCTGGCTGGAGATCCTGTTAAACAAGCCCCTTTGCATCTTTGGTCTTTCCATGGAAGAAAATGAAGTATTTATCCGCTGGCTGCTGATAGAAAGAGCGAAGTACTTTAAAAAATTCCCCGACAGGAAAAAGGAAGGATGGTATGTGATGCCGCGTACAGAAACGCCAAATGCCCGCAGTGCGGGCAAGGCGTTGTTCCTGAAAAGTACAGGATTAAAAGTGATTGAGGTTAACAGTTACGATGAGATCTACAGGGATCCCTGGGGTTAA
- a CDS encoding SusC/RagA family TonB-linked outer membrane protein, with protein sequence MRCNQKRKILHRRIFVPVMVFFAVFLLSGAMALPCHAQQIDEVRISLKGGGRTVVEVLDEIQQKSAFQFVYDPKQINGNNIKIHQSFRNATVKSVLDSLRLTSQVNGKNVLLTRASASAPGAEKIRIKGIVKDSRGTLLPGVLVQEMGTENAQVTNATGAYEIMADAGGTLLFKMMRYAESVIPVEGRSIINITLQDAAKQLDEAVVVGFGTQKKYSVVGAITTIQPEELQMSTSRSLSSNLAGQLSGIIATQRSGEPGYDNASFWIRGISTFAGSRSPLVLVDGVERSLNNIDPAEIESFSILKDAAASAVYGVRGANGVIIINTKRGHIGKPAMNIRMEQGFTQPVKIPDFLGAADYLEVLNGIARESGGQIPYTQEQIDNIRNKVDPDLYPDVNWLDAITNNHASNTRVNLTVSGGSDFLRYAFVGSYYGENGIMSRDETQSWNSSLKLKRYNMRTNIDLKLTPSTLMRVNLGGYLQDGNRAPQSIDDLFSRAFEIPPYVHPARYSSGEIPVTPERSNPWALATQTGYDRSSTSKLESLFAIEQNLDALTEGLKANVKFSFDRYSGNSVRRSKTPDYYNPATARLPDGSLDLVIYKYGEQFLGYSTGSEWGDKSVYLEASLNYSRNFGRHYTDALFLYNQRNYDNGDRLPFRNQGIAGRFSYAFDHRYIAEFNFGYNGSENFARGRRFGFFPSVAIGWLISEEPFMKRFNNTISKLKVRGSYGLVGNDRIDGRRFAYITTIGDTDGYSWGIDADYGRAGRREGDYGVENLTWETVTKTNVGIELGLFNSIELRVDLFDELRRDIFMQRKTIPGSAGFIQTPWANFGKVNNRGLDMSLDIKRQFNSNFFLSVRGNLTYAVNKILEQDEPATVIGTNRSSTGKPVGQIFGLVAEGLFSEADFEDVDNGVLNKSIPAHTYGLVRPGDIKYKDLNGDGFINDFDRTAIGGTVDPQIVYGFGLNARYRQFDIGLFFQGNAKTQRVIGEGTTYFIPGSGSGALGNIYANVEDRWTKENPRQDVFWPRLSNSVHANNTQASTWWLRDMSMIRLRNLELGYNFRTYHFGKVKMDNARLFIRGNNLFVLSSFDLWDPELGSSNGFRYPIMKSLSVGLNANF encoded by the coding sequence ATGAGATGCAACCAAAAGAGAAAAATTTTACACCGGCGCATATTTGTACCGGTGATGGTGTTTTTTGCCGTCTTCCTGTTGTCGGGTGCTATGGCGCTACCCTGCCATGCGCAACAGATTGATGAAGTACGTATTTCCCTTAAAGGAGGTGGGCGAACAGTGGTCGAAGTACTGGATGAGATCCAGCAAAAATCGGCTTTCCAGTTTGTATATGATCCTAAGCAAATAAACGGCAACAACATAAAAATTCACCAGTCATTCAGGAATGCCACGGTAAAAAGTGTGCTGGACAGCCTGCGGCTGACCAGCCAGGTAAATGGTAAAAATGTGCTCCTCACCAGGGCATCGGCTTCGGCGCCAGGTGCTGAGAAGATCAGGATCAAAGGTATCGTGAAGGATAGCCGGGGAACGCTGCTGCCGGGTGTGCTGGTACAGGAAATGGGCACAGAAAACGCCCAGGTTACAAACGCAACCGGCGCATATGAGATCATGGCGGATGCCGGGGGCACACTGTTATTTAAAATGATGAGGTATGCGGAGAGCGTAATACCTGTTGAGGGCAGAAGTATCATCAACATTACACTTCAGGATGCGGCGAAACAGCTGGATGAAGCCGTAGTGGTGGGGTTTGGAACGCAAAAAAAGTATTCCGTTGTAGGCGCTATCACTACTATCCAGCCTGAGGAACTGCAGATGAGCACCAGCCGCTCGCTCAGCAGCAATCTGGCCGGGCAGCTTTCCGGCATTATTGCAACGCAACGCAGCGGTGAGCCGGGTTATGACAATGCGAGTTTCTGGATCCGGGGGATTTCCACGTTTGCGGGAAGCCGTAGTCCACTGGTATTGGTTGACGGAGTGGAGCGGTCGCTGAACAATATAGACCCTGCAGAAATTGAATCTTTCTCCATCCTGAAAGATGCTGCTGCCAGTGCTGTATATGGCGTACGTGGCGCAAATGGCGTTATCATCATCAATACCAAAAGAGGGCATATTGGAAAGCCTGCCATGAATATACGCATGGAGCAGGGATTCACACAACCGGTGAAGATACCGGATTTCCTGGGCGCCGCGGATTACCTGGAAGTATTGAACGGCATTGCCAGGGAATCTGGCGGACAGATACCTTACACGCAGGAGCAGATAGACAATATCCGCAACAAGGTGGATCCGGACCTATACCCCGATGTTAACTGGCTGGATGCCATCACCAACAACCATGCATCTAACACCAGGGTAAACCTGACTGTATCCGGCGGCAGTGATTTTCTGCGTTATGCCTTTGTGGGTTCCTATTATGGGGAGAACGGCATTATGAGCAGAGATGAAACGCAAAGCTGGAACTCATCGCTCAAATTGAAGCGGTATAATATGCGCACCAACATCGATCTGAAACTCACGCCTTCAACCCTGATGCGGGTTAACCTGGGGGGGTATCTGCAGGATGGGAACAGGGCGCCCCAGTCCATCGATGACCTGTTCAGCAGGGCATTTGAAATACCGCCGTACGTGCATCCTGCCCGCTACTCTTCCGGAGAAATTCCTGTTACGCCGGAACGCTCAAACCCCTGGGCCCTTGCCACCCAAACCGGCTACGACCGGTCCAGCACCAGCAAACTGGAATCCCTGTTCGCTATCGAGCAAAACCTGGATGCGCTTACAGAAGGACTAAAAGCGAATGTCAAATTTTCATTCGACCGTTATTCAGGTAACAGTGTAAGACGCAGCAAAACGCCGGACTACTACAATCCCGCCACAGCCAGGCTGCCTGATGGTTCGCTGGATCTTGTCATCTACAAATACGGCGAACAATTCCTGGGCTATTCCACCGGGTCTGAATGGGGAGATAAAAGTGTGTACCTGGAAGCGTCCCTGAACTATAGCCGTAACTTCGGCCGTCACTATACAGACGCGTTATTCCTTTACAATCAGCGGAACTATGATAATGGAGACCGGCTTCCTTTCAGGAATCAGGGCATTGCAGGGCGTTTCTCTTATGCCTTCGATCACCGGTATATCGCAGAGTTCAACTTTGGGTATAACGGCTCAGAAAACTTCGCCAGAGGCCGCCGCTTTGGTTTCTTTCCCTCTGTAGCCATTGGCTGGCTCATCAGCGAGGAGCCATTTATGAAACGTTTCAATAACACGATCTCGAAGTTAAAAGTGAGAGGTTCCTATGGCCTGGTAGGAAACGACAGGATAGATGGCCGCCGCTTTGCTTATATCACCACCATCGGCGATACGGATGGTTATAGCTGGGGGATTGACGCGGATTACGGCCGGGCTGGCAGAAGAGAAGGAGATTACGGCGTTGAAAACCTAACCTGGGAAACGGTAACCAAAACCAATGTAGGTATAGAACTGGGCTTGTTCAACAGCATAGAGCTGCGGGTTGACCTGTTTGATGAGTTACGCCGCGACATATTCATGCAGCGCAAAACGATCCCTGGTTCTGCAGGTTTTATCCAAACCCCCTGGGCAAACTTCGGGAAAGTGAACAACAGGGGATTGGATATGTCTCTTGACATTAAAAGACAGTTCAATTCCAACTTTTTCCTGTCAGTAAGAGGTAACCTTACCTATGCTGTCAACAAAATACTGGAACAGGATGAGCCGGCTACCGTAATTGGTACCAATCGTTCATCTACAGGCAAACCTGTAGGGCAAATATTTGGCCTGGTAGCAGAGGGGCTGTTTTCCGAAGCGGATTTCGAGGATGTGGATAACGGTGTGCTGAACAAGTCCATCCCCGCACACACTTACGGCCTTGTGCGCCCCGGAGACATCAAATACAAGGATCTCAACGGTGATGGCTTCATCAACGATTTTGACCGCACTGCAATTGGCGGCACCGTAGATCCCCAGATCGTATATGGATTCGGATTGAATGCGCGGTACAGGCAGTTTGATATTGGACTTTTTTTCCAGGGCAATGCTAAAACACAACGCGTGATCGGTGAAGGCACTACCTACTTTATTCCGGGTTCCGGCAGCGGAGCCCTGGGAAATATTTATGCAAACGTAGAGGACCGCTGGACAAAGGAAAACCCAAGGCAGGATGTTTTCTGGCCGCGGCTTTCCAACTCCGTGCATGCTAACAACACACAGGCTTCCACATGGTGGCTGAGAGACATGAGCATGATCCGGCTCAGGAACCTTGAACTGGGGTATAATTTCCGCACCTATCACTTTGGCAAAGTAAAAATGGATAATGCACGCCTTTTTATCAGGGGCAACAATCTTTTCGTTCTTTCCTCCTTCGACCTGTGGGACCCGGAACTGGGTTCATCTAATGGTTTCAGGTACCCGATCATGAAATCGTTGTCCGTTGGATTGAATGCAAATTTCTAA
- a CDS encoding FecR family protein — translation MNRSRLYAILEKIKKGNSTKEERDLLVQWYEAADEADAEELFDEVGDIIDRMDLPSLKTLEMQLSDTEMPRVIPIRNRWRRLGIAAAVLILVFSTIGVYRSFKGSRLSMTVYSTGKGETRHIRLPDGSEVTLNASSALKVPESFLSEERSVFLKGEAFFSVSKSEKLPFSVLSEDSVLVKVLGTSFNINAYSSNIETKVAVLTGKVAISKADQQLGLFSAGQQLIYNKDSRLFSRTNEENADAWLKGTVAFRGNTLNEVVETLSRVYNKEIALKPGVNGELQFTGNFEKELGIDNILKMVCALHSLEYTYKNNQIVISRKQL, via the coding sequence ATGAATAGATCAAGGCTATATGCCATTCTCGAAAAAATAAAAAAGGGTAATTCCACAAAGGAAGAAAGAGATCTGTTGGTCCAGTGGTATGAGGCTGCTGATGAAGCAGATGCGGAAGAATTGTTTGATGAGGTTGGAGATATCATAGATCGCATGGATCTGCCTTCCCTGAAAACGCTGGAGATGCAACTGTCTGATACTGAAATGCCAAGAGTGATCCCAATCCGCAACCGCTGGCGCAGGCTGGGCATCGCGGCTGCAGTTTTGATCTTAGTTTTCTCCACTATTGGCGTTTACCGCTCTTTCAAAGGCAGCCGGCTTTCTATGACGGTTTATAGTACCGGCAAAGGCGAAACGCGCCATATCCGGTTGCCAGACGGGTCTGAGGTTACATTGAATGCCAGCAGTGCACTAAAGGTGCCGGAATCATTTCTGTCGGAGGAAAGGAGCGTTTTCCTGAAAGGCGAAGCTTTTTTCTCTGTTTCGAAGTCCGAAAAGCTGCCGTTCAGCGTCTTGTCGGAAGACAGCGTATTGGTGAAGGTGCTGGGAACTTCCTTTAACATCAATGCCTATAGCAGCAACATAGAAACGAAAGTGGCTGTTTTAACGGGAAAGGTGGCGATAAGCAAGGCTGATCAGCAACTGGGTTTGTTCAGTGCCGGTCAGCAACTTATATACAATAAAGACAGCCGGCTTTTTTCACGGACAAACGAAGAGAATGCAGACGCCTGGCTGAAAGGTACAGTGGCTTTCCGGGGTAATACCCTGAATGAAGTGGTAGAAACGTTATCCAGGGTTTATAATAAGGAAATAGCGCTGAAACCGGGTGTGAATGGAGAGCTACAGTTTACCGGCAACTTTGAAAAGGAATTGGGAATTGATAACATTTTGAAAATGGTATGTGCGCTTCATAGTTTGGAATATACATACAAAAACAACCAGATCGTAATCAGCAGAAAGCAACTTTAA
- a CDS encoding ABC transporter permease: protein MGLTLSIASCLVIFLITKNELSYDAWHRKADRTYRVTMNALDFNPSVSMAVTPALRTDFPELEDVSQVWYQPEGIVKIGDTRYVEKGYSFADPAFLRTFDHQWLAGDPKTALSAPGSVVLTESIARKYFGKEDPMGQVMEVDGEKGLKVTGLIKDLPGNTHFPFTFLISCETIAKDIAGVKHFYQIMNANTYIVLPEHYDIAKLNSRLPAFIARNWGNDIAKEAKLVMQPLKEIHFDQRYLSGITPTTSRNTYRALGIVALLIIVTACINFVNLATAQAIKRAKEVGVRKALGANRPQLIRQFMGETSFLVLLAVIIGCLVAYLVLPNAAQWLDVKISATQLFQPGVIGLLLAITALIILSAGLYPAFVQSSFRPVDSLKNGVAAISGRGLTLRKGLVFVQFTISQILIVGTLVVAAQMDYFKNRDLGFNKEAVISFGIPENTKKDVLREQLQANSGVKAISLSSGAPSYNSNYAPFTCPERGITKDDVTEIKSVDEHFMDMFDIKLLAGEKIRKNNPQDTTRYIVVNETLIHKLGIHRPEEAVGMYIRAAGRQCTILGVVQDFQSESKHKDRRPCILRYMPQGFFTASVKLQPADMRNTINRIESEWSALFPESVFRYEFLDDHIASLYKQEQKVYTAFRLFSSLAILIGCLGLYGLVAFAALQRRKEVGIRKVMGASLANIIVLFAKEFFVLIIIAFVVAAPVAYFIMRSWLETYAYQVSIGGGIFIVAIAVSFIIAAVTIAHQSLKAAFANPLKSLRAE from the coding sequence ATGGGACTAACGTTAAGCATTGCTTCCTGCCTGGTCATCTTCTTAATTACGAAGAACGAGTTAAGTTACGATGCCTGGCACAGGAAGGCAGACCGTACCTACAGGGTAACCATGAATGCACTTGACTTCAACCCCAGTGTTTCCATGGCCGTTACCCCTGCCCTGCGTACTGATTTTCCGGAGCTGGAAGACGTAAGCCAGGTATGGTACCAGCCTGAAGGTATTGTGAAGATCGGCGATACCCGTTATGTAGAAAAAGGATATTCCTTTGCAGACCCGGCCTTCCTCCGGACATTTGATCATCAATGGCTGGCCGGTGATCCTAAGACTGCTCTCAGTGCTCCGGGCAGCGTTGTACTGACAGAAAGCATTGCCCGGAAATACTTCGGCAAAGAAGATCCTATGGGCCAGGTGATGGAGGTAGATGGTGAAAAAGGATTGAAGGTAACAGGATTGATCAAAGACCTCCCGGGTAATACCCACTTCCCTTTTACATTCCTCATTTCATGTGAAACGATCGCGAAAGACATCGCAGGAGTGAAACACTTCTACCAGATCATGAATGCGAATACCTATATCGTGCTGCCGGAACATTACGATATTGCAAAGCTCAACAGCAGGTTACCTGCTTTTATTGCCAGGAACTGGGGCAACGATATTGCGAAAGAAGCGAAGCTGGTGATGCAGCCGCTGAAAGAGATCCATTTTGATCAGCGTTACCTGAGCGGCATTACGCCTACCACTTCCCGCAATACTTACCGAGCATTGGGCATAGTTGCTTTACTGATCATCGTTACTGCCTGTATCAATTTCGTGAACCTGGCTACGGCACAGGCTATCAAACGCGCCAAAGAAGTAGGTGTGCGTAAAGCTCTCGGTGCTAACCGCCCTCAGCTGATCCGTCAGTTCATGGGAGAAACGAGCTTTTTGGTATTGCTGGCCGTGATCATCGGCTGCCTTGTTGCTTACCTGGTACTGCCCAATGCAGCACAATGGCTGGATGTAAAGATCAGTGCAACACAGTTATTCCAGCCGGGTGTAATTGGATTATTACTGGCCATAACGGCCCTGATCATTCTGTCGGCAGGTTTGTATCCTGCTTTTGTGCAATCTTCATTCCGGCCTGTTGACTCTCTGAAAAACGGCGTTGCAGCCATTTCCGGAAGAGGGCTTACACTACGCAAAGGACTGGTGTTTGTTCAATTCACTATTTCACAGATACTGATAGTGGGTACCCTGGTAGTAGCCGCGCAAATGGATTATTTCAAGAACCGTGACCTGGGTTTTAATAAAGAAGCAGTGATATCATTTGGCATACCGGAAAATACTAAAAAGGATGTATTGCGGGAGCAGTTACAGGCTAATTCCGGTGTGAAAGCCATCAGTTTGTCTTCCGGAGCACCTTCCTATAATAGTAATTATGCACCCTTCACCTGCCCGGAAAGAGGCATTACAAAAGATGATGTAACAGAGATCAAGAGCGTGGATGAACATTTCATGGATATGTTCGATATCAAACTACTTGCAGGAGAAAAGATCCGTAAAAATAATCCCCAGGACACCACGCGTTACATAGTAGTGAACGAAACCCTGATCCATAAGCTGGGCATACATCGCCCGGAAGAAGCGGTTGGTATGTATATCAGGGCCGCAGGGCGCCAATGTACCATACTGGGTGTTGTGCAGGATTTCCAGAGTGAATCCAAACATAAGGACAGAAGGCCCTGCATCCTTCGTTATATGCCACAGGGCTTCTTTACAGCCAGTGTAAAACTGCAACCTGCGGATATGCGCAACACGATCAACCGCATAGAAAGTGAATGGTCTGCCCTTTTCCCGGAAAGTGTTTTCCGGTATGAATTCCTGGATGATCATATTGCCTCCCTCTACAAACAGGAACAAAAGGTATATACGGCTTTTCGTTTATTCTCTTCGCTGGCTATCCTTATCGGTTGCCTCGGCTTATACGGGCTGGTGGCCTTCGCTGCCCTTCAGCGGAGGAAAGAAGTAGGTATCCGTAAAGTGATGGGCGCTTCGCTGGCGAATATCATTGTGCTGTTTGCAAAAGAATTCTTTGTACTGATCATCATTGCTTTTGTTGTAGCTGCCCCCGTTGCCTACTTTATTATGCGCAGCTGGCTGGAAACCTATGCTTACCAGGTGAGCATAGGCGGAGGCATCTTTATAGTGGCGATCGCAGTTTCTTTCATTATTGCAGCGGTTACCATTGCGCATCAGTCGTTGAAAGCAGCGTTTGCCAATCCCCTGAAAAGTTTAAGAGCAGAATAA